In one window of Zhihengliuella sp. ISTPL4 DNA:
- the ilvC gene encoding ketol-acid reductoisomerase, which produces MSTEIFYDDDADLSLIQGKKVAIVGYGSQGHAHAQNLRDSGVEVAIALKEGSKSAAKAEEAGFPVKTVAEATEWADVIMILAPDQHQRTIYSESIAPNLTAGKTLAFAHGFNIRFGYIDAPEGVDVILVAPKAPGHTVRREFVAGRGIPDIIAVERDASGQAWDLALSYAKAIGGTRAGVIKTTFTEETETDLFGEQAVLCGGMSHLVQAGFETLVEAGYQPQIAYFEVLHELKLIVDLMWEGGIAKQRWSISDTAEFGDYVSGPRVIDERVKESMKGVLSDIQSGAFAKRFIEDQDNGAEEFLALRAKEEQHPIEATGKELRSLFAWKQQDEDYVDGSAAR; this is translated from the coding sequence GTGAGCACCGAGATCTTCTACGACGACGACGCCGACCTGTCCCTGATCCAGGGCAAGAAGGTCGCCATCGTCGGCTACGGCTCGCAGGGCCACGCCCACGCCCAGAACCTGCGCGACTCGGGCGTCGAGGTCGCGATCGCCCTCAAGGAGGGCTCGAAGTCCGCCGCGAAGGCCGAGGAGGCCGGCTTCCCCGTGAAGACCGTCGCCGAGGCGACCGAATGGGCCGACGTCATCATGATCCTCGCGCCGGACCAGCACCAGCGCACGATCTACAGCGAGTCGATCGCCCCGAACCTGACGGCGGGCAAGACGCTGGCCTTCGCGCACGGCTTCAACATCCGCTTCGGCTACATCGACGCTCCCGAGGGCGTCGACGTGATCCTCGTCGCGCCGAAGGCTCCGGGCCACACCGTGCGTCGCGAGTTCGTCGCCGGCCGTGGCATCCCGGACATCATCGCCGTCGAGCGGGACGCGTCCGGCCAGGCCTGGGACCTCGCGCTGTCGTACGCGAAGGCGATCGGCGGCACCCGCGCCGGCGTCATCAAGACGACCTTTACCGAGGAGACCGAGACCGACCTGTTCGGCGAGCAGGCCGTGCTCTGCGGTGGCATGAGCCACCTCGTGCAGGCCGGCTTCGAGACGCTCGTCGAGGCCGGTTACCAGCCGCAGATCGCCTACTTCGAGGTGCTGCACGAGCTCAAGCTCATCGTCGACCTCATGTGGGAGGGCGGCATCGCCAAGCAGCGCTGGTCGATCTCCGACACCGCCGAGTTCGGCGACTACGTCTCCGGCCCGCGCGTGATCGACGAGCGCGTCAAGGAGAGCATGAAGGGCGTCCTGTCCGACATCCAGTCCGGCGCGTTCGCGAAGCGCTTCATCGAGGACCAGGACAACGGGGCCGAGGAGTTCCTCGCTCTCCGCGCCAAGGAGGAGCAGCACCCCATCGAGGCGACCGGCAAGGAGCTGCGTTCGCTCTTCGCCTGGAAGCAGCAGGACGAGGACTACGTCGACGGCAGCGCCGCTCGCTGA
- a CDS encoding ROK family protein, which translates to MSAVGQQTDHIRRTITDPGADLALAGVDIGGTKIAALVVDLSGDVLARGSVAAPASVGGSAMADAAADLVTRLAAEAGVSVAAVGVGAAGVIDHESGTIRAASALFADWAGFPLGPELAQRLGVPVRVENDVNAFLLGEAAAAGPRVPDVLGVMLGTGVGGALVIGGELHHGPHGAAGEIGHTPGYSDLVCTCGQTGHLETLASGTSIARRYEERSGRSVSDARDVAEAARAGDADARAVFDAAGRALALACASAATLLDLPTAIVGGGVTAAWDLLAPSIERTLGTDAPVSGIALRIIPAVLGADAVALGAIESARRALAPVS; encoded by the coding sequence ATGAGCGCGGTCGGGCAGCAGACGGACCATATTCGACGAACGATCACGGACCCCGGAGCCGACCTCGCGCTGGCGGGGGTGGACATCGGGGGCACGAAGATCGCCGCTCTCGTCGTGGACCTCTCCGGAGATGTCCTCGCACGGGGGAGCGTGGCGGCACCGGCGAGCGTCGGCGGCTCGGCGATGGCGGATGCTGCGGCCGACCTCGTCACGCGGCTGGCGGCGGAGGCCGGCGTCTCGGTCGCCGCGGTGGGGGTGGGCGCGGCGGGCGTCATCGACCACGAGAGCGGCACGATCCGCGCCGCGTCCGCCCTGTTCGCGGACTGGGCGGGCTTCCCGCTCGGCCCGGAGCTGGCGCAGCGCCTCGGCGTCCCGGTGCGCGTGGAGAACGACGTGAACGCCTTCCTCCTCGGTGAAGCCGCCGCGGCGGGTCCGCGCGTCCCCGACGTGCTCGGGGTGATGCTCGGCACGGGTGTCGGCGGCGCGCTGGTCATCGGCGGCGAGCTGCACCACGGCCCGCACGGCGCGGCCGGGGAGATCGGCCACACGCCCGGCTACAGCGACCTGGTATGCACCTGCGGGCAGACCGGGCATCTGGAGACTCTGGCCTCCGGGACGTCGATCGCCCGCCGTTACGAAGAGCGCTCCGGACGCTCGGTCAGTGATGCGAGGGACGTCGCGGAGGCTGCTCGGGCCGGTGACGCCGACGCCCGCGCGGTGTTCGACGCCGCCGGGCGTGCGCTCGCTCTCGCCTGCGCCAGTGCCGCGACGCTCCTCGACTTGCCGACCGCCATCGTCGGCGGCGGCGTCACGGCGGCCTGGGATCTCCTGGCGCCGTCGATCGAGCGGACGCTCGGTACCGATGCCCCGGTATCCGGCATCGCGCTGCGCATCATCCCGGCCGTCCTGGGCGCCGACGCCGTCGCGCTCGGCGCCATCGAGAGCGCCCGACGCGCTCTCGCCCCCGTTTCCTGA
- the ilvN gene encoding acetolactate synthase small subunit — MSTHVLSLLVENTPGLLTRVAGLFARRGFNIDSLAVGVTEVPGISRITVVVDVEELPLEQVTKQLNKLINVIKIVELDPASSVQREHMLVKVRTDNASRSNVIEVVNLFRASVVDYAADALVIEVTGDRGKVEALLRALEPFGIKEIAQSGLLAIGRGGKSITERVLRG, encoded by the coding sequence ATGTCGACCCACGTCCTGAGCCTGCTGGTGGAGAACACCCCCGGCCTTCTGACCCGTGTCGCCGGCCTGTTCGCGCGCCGCGGCTTCAACATCGACTCCCTCGCCGTCGGCGTGACCGAGGTGCCGGGGATCTCCCGCATCACGGTCGTCGTCGACGTGGAGGAGCTGCCGCTCGAGCAGGTGACCAAGCAGCTCAACAAGCTGATCAACGTCATCAAGATCGTCGAGCTCGACCCGGCGTCGTCCGTGCAGCGCGAGCACATGCTCGTGAAGGTGCGCACGGACAACGCCAGCCGTTCGAACGTGATCGAGGTCGTCAACCTCTTCCGCGCCTCAGTCGTCGACTACGCCGCTGACGCCCTCGTGATCGAGGTCACGGGTGACAGGGGCAAGGTCGAGGCCCTGCTGCGGGCGCTGGAGCCCTTCGGCATCAAGGAGATCGCCCAGTCCGGCCTCCTCGCGATCGGCCGCGGCGGCAAGAGCATCACCGAGCGCGTCCTGCGCGGCTGA
- a CDS encoding M81 family metallopeptidase, with protein MGPLPPLAEGGIARPRIGIGGISIESSTFSPHISGDEAFTMRTGDALRAYYPFLDAGRELAEAAEWVPLTHGRSLPGGAVDPDTYRRMKDAIVEGIRAEGPFDGFFFDIHGAMSVVGMDDAEGDLALAVREALGPDTLVSTSMDLHGNVSETLRDAVDLLTCYRMAPHEDWLNTKERAVWNLLDRLRGPYGSDVQARRPFTAWVPVPVLLPGEKTSTRLEPARSIYAELPEIETLPGVVDASVWIGYAWADEPRCQAYVVVTGDDREVIAREAERVARMFWEAREDFVFVAKTGTLDEALEEALAPGAPRPYVISDSGDNPTAGGAGDVTWTLAHLLQRPELTDGTHTTLVASIFDPRAVAEAVEAGVGTTVTLSAGAAVDSGPHGPVEITGTVFSVTDGDPDAGTQVVIAVGGLHAIVTERRKPFHHLSDFRMLGLEPTTADIVVVKIGYLEPELYELAAGWTLALTPGGVDQDLLRLGHHRLRPGVFPFDTTGDPDLTAAVVRRGADEEDAAS; from the coding sequence ATGGGTCCGCTGCCGCCGCTCGCCGAGGGCGGGATCGCGCGGCCGCGGATCGGCATCGGCGGCATCTCCATCGAGTCGAGCACCTTCTCCCCACACATCTCCGGGGACGAGGCCTTCACGATGCGGACCGGCGACGCCCTGCGCGCGTACTACCCGTTCCTGGATGCCGGGCGCGAGCTCGCCGAAGCCGCGGAGTGGGTACCACTCACCCACGGGCGGTCGCTGCCCGGCGGCGCCGTGGACCCGGACACCTACCGGCGGATGAAGGACGCGATCGTCGAGGGGATCCGCGCGGAGGGGCCGTTCGACGGCTTCTTCTTCGACATCCACGGGGCGATGAGCGTCGTCGGGATGGACGATGCCGAGGGCGATCTGGCTCTCGCGGTGCGGGAGGCGCTGGGCCCGGACACCCTCGTCTCCACGTCGATGGACCTGCACGGGAACGTCTCGGAGACCCTGCGCGATGCGGTGGATCTGCTCACCTGCTATCGGATGGCGCCGCACGAGGACTGGCTGAACACGAAGGAGCGGGCGGTGTGGAACCTGCTCGACCGTCTCCGCGGCCCGTACGGCAGCGACGTGCAGGCGCGGCGGCCCTTCACCGCCTGGGTGCCCGTGCCGGTGCTGCTGCCGGGGGAGAAGACGAGTACGCGGCTGGAGCCCGCGCGGAGCATCTACGCCGAGCTCCCCGAGATCGAGACGCTGCCGGGCGTCGTGGACGCGTCGGTGTGGATCGGCTACGCATGGGCCGACGAGCCGCGCTGCCAGGCGTACGTTGTGGTCACCGGGGATGACCGGGAGGTCATCGCCCGGGAGGCGGAGCGCGTGGCCCGGATGTTCTGGGAGGCGCGGGAGGACTTCGTCTTCGTCGCGAAGACCGGGACCCTTGACGAGGCGCTGGAGGAGGCCTTGGCACCCGGAGCCCCGCGTCCGTACGTGATCTCCGACTCCGGGGATAACCCGACGGCCGGGGGCGCGGGCGATGTGACCTGGACGCTCGCCCACCTGCTGCAGCGACCCGAGCTCACCGACGGCACGCACACGACGCTGGTCGCCTCGATCTTCGATCCGCGGGCCGTCGCCGAAGCCGTGGAGGCGGGCGTCGGTACGACGGTCACGCTGTCAGCCGGAGCTGCGGTCGATTCCGGTCCCCATGGACCGGTCGAGATCACCGGCACGGTGTTCTCCGTCACCGACGGCGACCCGGACGCCGGCACCCAGGTGGTGATCGCTGTCGGCGGGCTGCACGCCATCGTGACCGAGCGCCGCAAGCCCTTCCACCACCTCTCCGACTTCCGGATGCTGGGACTCGAGCCGACGACGGCCGACATCGTCGTCGTGAAGATCGGCTACCTGGAACCGGAACTGTACGAGCTCGCAGCGGGATGGACGCTGGCGCTCACCCCGGGCGGCGTGGACCAGGACCTGCTCCGGCTCGGTCACCATCGCCTGCGCCCCGGTGTGTTCCCGTTCGACACGACAGGCGACCCCGATCTGACCGCGGCGGTCGTGCGTCGCGGCGCCGACGAGGAGGACGCGGCATCATGA
- a CDS encoding carbohydrate ABC transporter permease has product MSTETLVRPTGTAPRRQRERERARGAATTPGARARLILAHVTIYVAALIFIAPLVYAFFSALKPNSEMFSMPPTLVGSEIRWSNFVDVFAYGPFLTYIMNSFIVAIGGTLVVLVVSTTAGYAFGRLRWKGRDAVFVLFLATLMVPAEVLVIPMFQVMQWFNWVDTYQALILPFAFGAFGTFLMRQFFRGIPYELEEAARVDGAGPIRSFLQIILPLSKSAVAVLAVFTFLSFWNSYLWPLIVTVDYNAHGTLPVGLASFAGLTGTRWDLQMAAAIISMIPTTLLVIVLQKHLVKGIAMAGLGGR; this is encoded by the coding sequence ATGAGCACTGAGACCCTCGTCCGGCCCACCGGCACCGCCCCGCGGCGTCAGCGCGAGCGGGAGCGCGCCCGCGGCGCGGCGACCACGCCGGGCGCCCGTGCCCGGCTGATCCTCGCGCACGTCACCATCTACGTCGCGGCGCTCATCTTCATCGCGCCGCTCGTCTATGCGTTCTTCTCGGCCCTCAAGCCGAACTCCGAGATGTTCTCGATGCCGCCGACGCTCGTCGGCAGCGAGATCCGCTGGAGCAACTTCGTCGACGTCTTCGCCTACGGACCGTTCCTGACGTACATCATGAACTCGTTCATCGTCGCGATCGGCGGCACCCTGGTCGTGCTCGTGGTGTCCACGACGGCCGGGTACGCGTTCGGGCGCCTGCGCTGGAAGGGCAGGGACGCGGTCTTCGTCCTCTTCCTCGCGACGCTGATGGTCCCCGCCGAGGTCCTCGTCATCCCCATGTTCCAGGTCATGCAGTGGTTCAACTGGGTCGACACCTACCAGGCGCTCATCCTGCCCTTCGCGTTCGGTGCCTTCGGGACGTTCCTCATGCGGCAGTTCTTCCGCGGCATCCCCTACGAGCTGGAGGAGGCGGCCCGTGTTGACGGCGCCGGCCCCATCCGCTCGTTCCTGCAGATCATCCTGCCGCTGTCGAAGTCGGCGGTCGCCGTCCTCGCGGTCTTCACGTTCCTGTCGTTCTGGAACAGCTACCTCTGGCCCCTCATCGTGACCGTCGACTACAACGCGCACGGCACGCTGCCGGTCGGCCTGGCGAGCTTCGCCGGTCTCACCGGAACGCGCTGGGACCTGCAGATGGCGGCCGCCATCATCTCGATGATCCCGACCACGCTGCTCGTGATCGTGCTGCAGAAGCACCTGGTCAAGGGCATCGCGATGGCCGGACTGGGCGGACGATGA
- a CDS encoding carbohydrate ABC transporter permease, with the protein MTITTRRRGSLAKVEGRQALGFASPALVGLALFTIVPVGLSIVMSVFDWPTFGERTFNGVDNYVKLFTSSPDFWPALRNSAVYTLLYVPLSVALSLVLALGLGPRIRGRGALRVLFFIPVVTPMVANVLVWKMMLQPQGLFNGLSVTWFGIELPNFLADPNWAMIMVVVMSVWQGLGYNMLIFSAALEQLPESVLEAASIDGAQGFRRVWSIIIPMISPSIFFATIMTMITSLQVFVQPQMLTGGGPGNATKPLVMYIWEQGFTFGDLGLAAAAAWILFAIIIAITGIQFAAQKKWVHYEH; encoded by the coding sequence ATGACGATCACGACGAGACGTCGAGGATCGCTCGCCAAGGTCGAGGGCCGCCAGGCGCTGGGTTTCGCAAGCCCAGCCCTGGTGGGCCTCGCCCTGTTCACGATCGTGCCCGTGGGGCTGTCGATCGTGATGAGCGTCTTCGACTGGCCGACCTTCGGCGAACGCACCTTCAACGGGGTGGACAACTACGTCAAGCTGTTCACCAGCAGCCCGGATTTCTGGCCTGCGCTGCGCAACTCGGCGGTGTACACGCTGCTGTACGTGCCGTTGAGCGTCGCTCTCTCGCTCGTGCTCGCCCTCGGCCTCGGCCCCCGCATCCGCGGACGCGGTGCGCTGCGCGTCCTCTTCTTCATCCCCGTCGTGACCCCGATGGTCGCGAACGTGCTGGTGTGGAAGATGATGCTGCAGCCTCAGGGGCTCTTCAACGGCCTCTCGGTCACCTGGTTCGGCATCGAGCTGCCGAACTTCCTCGCCGACCCCAACTGGGCGATGATCATGGTCGTCGTCATGAGCGTCTGGCAGGGACTCGGCTACAACATGCTGATCTTCTCCGCCGCCCTCGAACAGCTCCCGGAGAGCGTCCTGGAAGCGGCCAGCATCGATGGCGCACAGGGCTTCCGGCGCGTGTGGAGCATCATCATCCCGATGATCTCGCCGTCGATCTTCTTCGCGACGATCATGACGATGATCACCTCGCTCCAGGTCTTCGTCCAGCCGCAGATGCTCACCGGCGGCGGACCGGGCAACGCCACCAAGCCGCTCGTGATGTACATCTGGGAGCAGGGCTTCACCTTCGGCGATCTCGGACTCGCCGCCGCCGCCGCGTGGATCCTCTTCGCGATCATCATCGCGATCACGGGCATCCAGTTCGCCGCACAGAAGAAGTGGGTGCACTATGAGCACTGA
- a CDS encoding ABC transporter substrate-binding protein has translation MKKLRVGAVAAVAGVAVAMTGCASSGGSGGSADGDTIVVDMWAGSESDVDALEAQIEFAQEQNPDIKIKLQTSPWSDFFTKLTTNMASGNMACITGMSGAQLGGYTAGFRELSEDDLKTAGIDWSEFNPSADGILSFEGKVYGVPFDVATMLVYYNQDMLTAAGAATPEIGWTFDDFATIAADATKDGKYGFGMGMGGYQWMSMPIAYSATQPASEDGTLHIDDEAFVDAASWYAGLVTEKKVAAPVASASDTGWGENQYTGGNAAMAVDGTWNAVSYLNNESGFAAGMVPLPAGVDGNPGPILGSGYGIAENCKNPEAALKVLGSLVGEDAQDYIASSGRSYPARVSSQPLYFESIDEQYRDQVQSVFEAAFGDTVPLYMTKNWQKLDSYIQPNLVSVYNGQMTMEELLSNAQAQFGE, from the coding sequence ATGAAGAAGTTGCGTGTGGGGGCTGTCGCCGCCGTCGCGGGTGTGGCCGTGGCGATGACCGGCTGTGCGAGCAGCGGGGGATCCGGTGGCTCGGCGGATGGCGACACGATCGTCGTCGACATGTGGGCCGGCAGCGAGTCGGACGTCGACGCGCTGGAGGCGCAGATCGAGTTCGCGCAGGAGCAGAACCCGGACATCAAGATCAAGCTGCAGACGTCGCCGTGGAGCGACTTCTTCACGAAGCTCACGACGAACATGGCCAGCGGCAACATGGCGTGCATCACCGGCATGAGCGGAGCGCAGCTCGGCGGCTACACGGCCGGCTTCCGTGAGCTCAGCGAGGACGACCTCAAGACCGCCGGCATCGACTGGTCGGAGTTCAACCCGAGCGCGGACGGCATCCTCAGCTTCGAGGGCAAGGTCTACGGCGTGCCGTTCGACGTCGCCACGATGCTCGTCTATTACAACCAGGACATGCTCACCGCTGCGGGCGCTGCCACCCCGGAGATCGGCTGGACGTTCGACGACTTCGCCACGATCGCGGCCGACGCCACGAAGGACGGCAAGTACGGCTTCGGTATGGGCATGGGCGGCTACCAGTGGATGTCGATGCCGATCGCCTACTCCGCCACGCAGCCCGCCTCCGAGGACGGCACCCTGCACATCGACGACGAGGCTTTCGTCGACGCGGCGTCCTGGTACGCCGGCCTGGTCACGGAGAAGAAGGTCGCGGCTCCGGTCGCGTCCGCGTCCGACACCGGCTGGGGCGAGAACCAGTACACGGGCGGCAACGCGGCGATGGCCGTCGACGGCACCTGGAACGCGGTCAGCTACCTCAACAACGAGTCCGGCTTCGCCGCCGGCATGGTGCCGCTGCCCGCGGGCGTGGACGGCAACCCCGGTCCCATCCTCGGCTCCGGCTACGGCATCGCCGAGAACTGCAAGAACCCGGAGGCCGCGCTGAAGGTGCTCGGGTCGCTCGTCGGCGAGGACGCGCAGGACTACATCGCCTCCTCCGGCCGCTCCTACCCGGCTCGCGTCTCCTCGCAGCCGCTGTACTTCGAGTCGATCGACGAGCAGTACCGCGACCAGGTCCAGTCGGTGTTCGAGGCCGCGTTCGGCGACACGGTGCCGCTGTACATGACCAAGAACTGGCAGAAGCTCGACAGCTACATCCAGCCCAACCTCGTCAGCGTCTACAACGGCCAGATGACGATGGAGGAGCTGCTGTCGAACGCCCAGGCGCAGTTCGGCGAGTGA
- a CDS encoding alpha-L-fucosidase — protein MRQEWFDDARFGMFVHFGLYSGAARHEWVQNYERLTDEEYRPYFDNFDPDLFDAAALAKTAKETGMGYVVLTTKHHDGFCLWDSKLTDFTSVAAVGRDLVREYVDALRAEGIRVGLYHSVIDWHHPDFTVDWNHPRRDDENAHALNEGRDMARYREYLHGQVRELLTEYGDIDYLFFDFTYPEAKDGWAGKGPQDWDAEALLALCRELQPEMLVNDRLGIPADFVTPEQYQPTAPIVRDGVPLVWEACQTLNGSWGYHRDNTDQKSPMLLVQMLVDSVSMGGNMLLNIGPDGRGAIAPRDAKTLAEIGEWMRLHERAVIGAGHAPFTPPREGAYTLRGDRLYLSLFNWPLGYVHLPELAGKVSYARLLNDGSWLRTSVSDPQQQADLMTPAGEAEGTLTVHLPVRRPDVLMPVIELRLTGE, from the coding sequence ATGCGACAGGAATGGTTTGATGACGCCCGCTTCGGCATGTTCGTCCACTTCGGCCTCTACAGCGGAGCGGCGCGGCACGAATGGGTGCAGAACTACGAACGCCTCACCGATGAGGAGTACCGCCCCTACTTCGACAACTTCGATCCCGATCTCTTCGACGCTGCGGCTCTCGCGAAGACCGCCAAGGAGACAGGGATGGGCTACGTCGTGCTCACGACGAAGCACCACGACGGCTTCTGTCTCTGGGACTCGAAGCTGACCGATTTCACCTCCGTCGCGGCGGTCGGACGGGACCTCGTGCGCGAGTATGTCGACGCCCTCCGTGCCGAGGGGATCCGCGTCGGTCTCTACCACTCCGTCATCGACTGGCATCACCCGGACTTCACGGTGGACTGGAACCACCCCCGACGCGACGACGAGAACGCGCACGCCCTGAACGAGGGGCGCGACATGGCCCGCTACCGCGAGTACCTGCACGGGCAGGTCCGCGAGCTGCTCACCGAGTACGGCGACATCGACTACCTCTTCTTCGACTTCACCTATCCCGAGGCCAAGGACGGCTGGGCGGGGAAGGGGCCACAGGACTGGGACGCCGAGGCGCTGCTCGCGCTGTGCCGGGAGTTGCAGCCGGAGATGCTCGTCAACGACCGGCTCGGCATCCCCGCGGACTTCGTAACGCCCGAGCAGTACCAGCCGACGGCTCCCATCGTCCGCGATGGCGTACCCCTCGTGTGGGAGGCGTGCCAGACGCTCAACGGCTCCTGGGGTTATCACCGGGACAACACGGACCAGAAGTCGCCGATGCTGCTCGTGCAGATGCTCGTCGACTCGGTGTCCATGGGTGGCAACATGCTCCTGAACATCGGTCCGGACGGACGCGGGGCGATCGCGCCCCGGGACGCGAAGACCCTCGCCGAGATCGGAGAGTGGATGCGCCTCCACGAGCGCGCCGTGATCGGGGCCGGTCACGCGCCGTTCACGCCGCCTCGTGAGGGGGCGTACACGCTCCGCGGTGACCGGCTGTATCTCAGCCTGTTCAACTGGCCACTGGGCTACGTGCACCTGCCGGAGCTCGCCGGCAAGGTCTCCTACGCCCGGCTGCTGAACGACGGGTCCTGGCTGCGCACGAGCGTCAGCGACCCGCAGCAGCAGGCCGACCTGATGACTCCGGCGGGCGAGGCCGAGGGGACCCTCACGGTGCATCTCCCGGTGCGTCGGCCCGACGTGCTGATGCCGGTGATCGAGCTGCGCCTGACGGGGGAGTGA
- a CDS encoding ROK family transcriptional regulator, whose amino-acid sequence MTNPADTPVDDPHTRRILDFVARGQARSRSELASALGVAASTVGLRVQALLDAGVLEEAGAGTSRGGRRPRVLRIAGDGIVLSADLGGRHARIGRHDLSGGLLRSETIAIDVADGPEATLDRVSEVFDRLLAETRVHAIGVSLPGPVDVATGAVDQPSRMPGWPGFRVGAHLARRHGVPVVVDNDANLAALGEHRRQLGHTQHSITVKAGTAIGSGIIVDGHIHRGATAAAGDITHTRIDGSGDIPCSCGNTGCLETVASGASLVRQMRERGNADVRTTADVLTLARDADPLATMLVRTAGTHLGQALSGVVNFFNPHALFLTGSMSASEPFIAAVRSRVYEACHPLATQRLRIEAAATGADAILHGAARLALEGMEIPVATA is encoded by the coding sequence ATGACGAACCCCGCCGACACCCCCGTCGACGATCCGCACACACGGCGCATCCTCGACTTCGTCGCGCGCGGGCAGGCCCGCTCCCGCTCCGAACTCGCCTCCGCGCTCGGCGTGGCTGCGTCGACGGTCGGCCTGCGCGTGCAGGCCCTCCTCGATGCGGGCGTGCTGGAGGAAGCCGGCGCCGGCACCTCCCGCGGCGGCAGACGTCCGCGGGTCCTCCGGATCGCCGGCGACGGCATCGTGCTGTCCGCTGACCTCGGCGGGCGTCATGCCCGCATCGGCCGACACGACCTCAGCGGCGGCCTGCTCCGCTCGGAGACCATCGCGATCGACGTCGCGGACGGCCCGGAGGCGACGTTGGACCGGGTGTCCGAGGTCTTCGATCGCCTCCTCGCCGAGACGCGGGTCCACGCGATCGGCGTGAGTCTGCCCGGGCCGGTCGATGTCGCGACCGGCGCGGTCGACCAGCCCTCACGGATGCCCGGATGGCCGGGATTCCGCGTCGGCGCGCACCTCGCGAGGCGACACGGCGTCCCGGTGGTCGTGGACAACGACGCCAACCTCGCCGCCCTCGGCGAGCACCGTCGCCAGCTCGGGCACACACAGCACAGCATCACCGTCAAGGCGGGTACCGCGATCGGCAGCGGGATCATCGTGGACGGACACATCCACCGGGGCGCCACCGCGGCGGCCGGCGACATCACGCACACGCGGATCGACGGCAGCGGGGACATCCCCTGCTCCTGCGGCAACACCGGGTGCCTGGAGACCGTGGCCAGCGGCGCGAGCCTCGTCCGCCAGATGCGCGAGCGCGGCAACGCTGACGTCCGCACCACGGCCGACGTGCTGACGCTGGCCCGGGACGCGGATCCGCTCGCCACGATGCTCGTCCGCACCGCGGGCACGCACCTCGGTCAGGCACTCTCCGGGGTCGTGAACTTCTTCAACCCGCACGCCCTCTTCCTCACCGGGAGCATGAGCGCCTCCGAGCCGTTCATCGCCGCGGTGCGCAGCCGGGTCTACGAGGCCTGCCACCCGCTCGCGACCCAGCGCCTGCGGATCGAGGCCGCGGCCACCGGCGCGGACGCGATCCTGCACGGCGCCGCGCGCCTCGCGCTGGAGGGCATGGAGATCCCGGTGGCGACGGCCTGA